The genomic DNA CTATCTTGTACATATTTTGTATATGCGCTGTTTGATTTTTTAAAGACTGTACATCTTCTTCTTTAAATGCCTTGTTTTCTGCTCTAATAAATGACTCTTTTTTCGGTTCTTTAGGGAAATTACCCATAGTAATTTTGTTTGCTTTTAATTCTTGATCTATCTTTGTTTCTGCAATAAGCTCCAATTGATTACTATCTTGCTTTTGAATGAATTGAAAAATGAGAAAGAGGTCCAAAACAAAAAAGGTCACAATAAATATGGTTTTAATCCGATCCCAATCCATTTAGTCCTCCCTCACTCCACTCATATATTTTTTGTTTGCCAGCTTCATCTTCAACAAACTTTACATACCAAATTGGCTGTAGTCGAGCTACTTGCCCATCTAGTGATAATTTGTATCCAATACCAATGTCTTTAATGAATCGTTTATCTACAGCGGCATTATTTTCTAAGGATGCTATCACAACATGCCCTGATGGAAGAGTAACCTTCTGTTCTATACCTTTCGTATTTAAAGACAACAATGGTCTTTCATATTCCATTACCTCTTCTGATCCCCATACTTGCCTCAATTCAGCTAATCCATCTGTATTGAATACGGAATATCCATCTTCATGTAAACGGAATACCGTCTGCCCTTTATTCATATAGTCCAAACGATATGAATCCAGGCTTCCACTGTGACCATTTACAAAATCAAAGCTTTTTTGTAAAAGCATTAAATTATCTGTCGTTTTCTCACTTGAAACAGAAGAATTTTTATACTTTAGCATATGCTGATTGTTTTCAATCTCCATGGACCTAATACCATCTGTAAATATTTCTTTCGATTGCTCGATAATCGGGCTTAAATAACGTGGGTCACTAAAAAGAGCATTCTTAAATGTATCAACTGCTAAATTAGATGAAATATATGTTATATTACTTAATTCTGTCGTTCCATCTGGTAAAAATAGCTTTTTCATATCATTAATTTGATAGTCAAAATAAGGTTTCGCTGATACTATAAATTGATTTTGTGCATTTACAATATCTTTTAAATACACACCACTTAATTTTGCTTCATATATTCTAGAGTTATCACCATCAGAAACGAAACTAATTTTAATTTCCTGGTCCCTACTTCTAGAAGGATCGAGAATAATTCGATTAAAGTGTTTCGGCTTATCTATACTTTTTTCTTTCATACTAAACATAGATTTAACTGCATCAAATGGGATGTTGGTAGGGAAAATAAGTTCAATTTTCCCTTCACCATGCACATAAGAAAGGAAGTCAGCCTTAGCAATCGATATCTCTTTGAAACCATGTAATTCCCCTGCCTCCAAAGGTTTATAGATTGATTCTATATCTCCCTCTCTTTTGCTCCCGTAATGATTTTTATCTTTATGCACGATGATAGAAGTAGGGCGGACAACATCAGCGATTTTAGTTTGAGTAATTCCTTCATTCCCCTGCACAAATTTTGCGTTTTGCATAGACGTGGAATCTGGCACATACGTCCATAAGTTAAAAGTAAGAAATAGGCTAATTACAACTAAATTAATTAAAACTATTGTTTTAACATTTTCCATACTCATTCCCAATCGTCCTCTTCATCCGCTGCCATTGGCAAAGTGAAATAAATCGTTGTCCCTTTTCCTTCCTCACTCTTCGCCCAAATCGAGCCACCATGTGCCTCAATCATTTCTTTCGCAATTGCTAACCCAAGTCCTGTACCACCCATTTGTCTTGAACGTGCTTTATCTACGCGATAAAAACGTTCAAAGATTTTATCGACGTTTTCTTTCGGAATACCCATTCCTTGATCACTTACACTAATCTCTAATAATTCCCCGCGATCACGTAAGCGATATGTTACTGTTCCACCCTCTGGTGAATACTTTAATGCATTCGAAATAATGTTATACAATACTTGCGTAATTTTATCCGTATCCATATCAATAAATCGAGATTTTTTAGAGAAAGATCGTTTGAAACTTACATTTTGCTCTTTAGACATTTCAAAACGATCAATAATGTTATTAAAGAAGTCAGTAAAGTCGACCCATTCTTTCATTAAACGATGTTCTGTACTATCAAGTTTAGATAGTTGCAATAACGCATTTACAAGTCTAATCATTCTTTCTGTTTCTTCTTGTGTAACTGTTAAAAATTGCGGTGCAATATTCGGATCTTGCCACGCACCGTCCGTAAGTGCTTCTAAGTAACTGCGCATTGTTGTTAATGGCGTTCTTAATTCATGAGAAACGTTTGCCACAAACTCACGGCGTTCCCTTTCTATACGCTCCTGCTCAGTTACATCATATAATACGGCAATTAAACCATTCGCTTTCCCTGTCTCTTTTTGAATAACAGAGAAACTTGCGCGTAAAATATATGGCTCATTTCTCGTACTAAAATCTAATAAAACAGAATCAGGCTCTTCGTATAAATGATCGAGCGTAAATTCTTCTTGTATCCCTAATACTTCTAAAACAGATTGATCGAGCGCGGTTTCACGCGAAACATTTAGCATCTTTTCTGCAGGATCATTTAATAAAATAATGTCCCCTTTTCGGTCAGTAGCAATTACCCCATCTGTCATATGTGATAAAACGGATGATAATTTACGTCTTTCACTTTCCGTTGAAGAACGAGCTTGTTGTAATTTTTTTGATAAATTATTGAAAGATAGTGCTAATTGCCCAATTTCATCATGGCTATGCACCTTTACTTTTCTTGAATAGTTCCCTTTTGCCATTTCAATTGCTTGTCTTCGCATATCTGAGATTGGTCTCGTAATTGTTTGAGCTAACAAAATTCCAAGTACAGCTGTTACGAGTAATGCAATAACGGTTCCGGTTGCAAAGATTTGATTAATATCCTTCATCTGTTTATAAACATCTTCCATAGATGCAACAATGTAAATAACACCAAGTGCATCTTTGCCGTTATCAGCTAGAATAGGAGTAAGCATAACTTGTACACGATGACCTGTACGACCATCCTTCTCAATTTTCACTTCTGGCTTTTTTTGTACCAACACCCGCTGAACAGCTATATCAGTTGATGTTCTATTTACCTTGTTTTGCTTTGACTCATCTGAAATAGCAAGCAGCTTTCTATTCGAATCAAATACACTTACCTCTTGGATATCTTTCTTTCGATCAGAGGCAAAT from Bacillus basilensis includes the following:
- a CDS encoding YycH family regulatory protein, producing the protein MSMENVKTIVLINLVVISLFLTFNLWTYVPDSTSMQNAKFVQGNEGITQTKIADVVRPTSIIVHKDKNHYGSKREGDIESIYKPLEAGELHGFKEISIAKADFLSYVHGEGKIELIFPTNIPFDAVKSMFSMKEKSIDKPKHFNRIILDPSRSRDQEIKISFVSDGDNSRIYEAKLSGVYLKDIVNAQNQFIVSAKPYFDYQINDMKKLFLPDGTTELSNITYISSNLAVDTFKNALFSDPRYLSPIIEQSKEIFTDGIRSMEIENNQHMLKYKNSSVSSEKTTDNLMLLQKSFDFVNGHSGSLDSYRLDYMNKGQTVFRLHEDGYSVFNTDGLAELRQVWGSEEVMEYERPLLSLNTKGIEQKVTLPSGHVVIASLENNAAVDKRFIKDIGIGYKLSLDGQVARLQPIWYVKFVEDEAGKQKIYEWSEGGLNGLGSD
- the walK gene encoding cell wall metabolism sensor histidine kinase WalK; amino-acid sequence: MKKVGFFQSIHLKFVLIYMLLILIAMQVIGVYFVRELEKSLVQGFKDSLTQQTNLLSYNLKQEFNKSYTKAETESTDETIKTSIRKFASDRKKDIQEVSVFDSNRKLLAISDESKQNKVNRTSTDIAVQRVLVQKKPEVKIEKDGRTGHRVQVMLTPILADNGKDALGVIYIVASMEDVYKQMKDINQIFATGTVIALLVTAVLGILLAQTITRPISDMRRQAIEMAKGNYSRKVKVHSHDEIGQLALSFNNLSKKLQQARSSTESERRKLSSVLSHMTDGVIATDRKGDIILLNDPAEKMLNVSRETALDQSVLEVLGIQEEFTLDHLYEEPDSVLLDFSTRNEPYILRASFSVIQKETGKANGLIAVLYDVTEQERIERERREFVANVSHELRTPLTTMRSYLEALTDGAWQDPNIAPQFLTVTQEETERMIRLVNALLQLSKLDSTEHRLMKEWVDFTDFFNNIIDRFEMSKEQNVSFKRSFSKKSRFIDMDTDKITQVLYNIISNALKYSPEGGTVTYRLRDRGELLEISVSDQGMGIPKENVDKIFERFYRVDKARSRQMGGTGLGLAIAKEMIEAHGGSIWAKSEEGKGTTIYFTLPMAADEEDDWE